In the genome of Nocardia sp. NBC_00416, one region contains:
- a CDS encoding tRNA (adenine-N1)-methyltransferase, with protein sequence MTARRTGPFVVGDRVQLTDAKGRLYTVLLEPGKQFHTHRGAIDHDQLIGADEGTLAHSNNGTPYLALRPLLTDYVMSMPRGAAVIYPKDAAQIVHEGDMFPGARVLEAGAGSGALTCSLLRAVGPDGAVVSYEIREDHAEHAVRNVERFFGEPPANWQLTIGDVADYDGERVDRAILDMLAPWDALPAVSRALVPGGVLIVYVATVTQLSKLVEALREQQCWTEPRSWESMVRGWHVVGLAVRPEHRMQGHTAFLVSARRLAEGVVTPKPQRRPSKG encoded by the coding sequence ATGACGGCCAGACGGACCGGGCCATTCGTCGTCGGCGACCGGGTGCAGCTGACCGACGCCAAGGGCAGGCTGTACACGGTGCTGCTGGAACCGGGCAAACAGTTCCACACCCACCGCGGCGCCATCGACCACGACCAGCTGATCGGCGCCGACGAGGGCACCCTGGCCCATTCGAACAACGGCACCCCCTACCTGGCCCTGCGGCCCCTGCTGACCGATTACGTGATGTCCATGCCGCGCGGGGCGGCGGTGATCTACCCCAAGGACGCCGCGCAGATCGTGCACGAGGGCGATATGTTCCCCGGCGCCCGGGTGCTCGAGGCGGGCGCGGGTTCGGGTGCGCTGACCTGCTCGCTGCTGCGCGCGGTGGGGCCGGACGGTGCGGTGGTCTCCTATGAGATCCGCGAGGATCACGCCGAGCACGCGGTCCGCAATGTGGAGCGGTTCTTCGGCGAACCGCCTGCGAACTGGCAGCTGACGATCGGTGATGTCGCCGACTACGACGGGGAGCGGGTGGATCGCGCGATCCTGGACATGCTGGCGCCGTGGGACGCGCTGCCGGCGGTCTCGCGGGCGCTGGTACCGGGCGGGGTGCTGATCGTCTACGTGGCGACGGTGACCCAGCTCTCCAAGCTGGTGGAGGCCCTGCGCGAGCAGCAGTGCTGGACCGAGCCCAGATCCTGGGAATCGATGGTGCGCGGGTGGCACGTGGTGGGGCTGGCGGTGCGGCCCGAACACCGGATGCAGGGCCATACCGCGTTCCTGGTGAGCGCCCGCCGGCTGGCCGAAGGGGTGGTCACCCCGAAACCGCAGCGGCGGCCGTCGAAGGGCTGA
- a CDS encoding RecB family exonuclease, with protein MSAPPSTPPAGSGLESAPPPARPALSPSRAADFKQCPLKYRFRTIDRIPEPPSRQAVRGTVVHAVLEDLYALPAAERGPERAMTLAGPAWTRVAAERPESAQLLDGDVELEGFLDEVRALVRTYYRLEDPRGFDPQSCETRLEVELPDGAPLRGFVDRIDVAPTGELRVVDYKTGRAPNPNQETRALFQLKFYALMLLRTRGVVPTQLRLIYLADAQLLTYTPDEDELLRFERTLIALWDAVRTAGRTGDFPPNPSWLCDYCAYKSLCPAFDGTPPPYPGWPAGGESAAETFAESVSD; from the coding sequence ATGTCAGCGCCACCGAGCACGCCCCCGGCCGGTTCCGGCCTCGAATCGGCACCACCGCCCGCGCGGCCGGCGCTGTCCCCTTCGCGCGCAGCCGATTTCAAGCAGTGCCCGCTGAAGTACCGGTTCCGTACGATCGACCGGATTCCCGAGCCGCCGTCGCGCCAGGCGGTGCGCGGCACCGTGGTGCACGCGGTCCTGGAAGATCTCTACGCGCTGCCGGCGGCCGAGCGCGGCCCCGAGCGGGCGATGACGCTGGCCGGCCCGGCCTGGACGCGGGTCGCCGCCGAGCGGCCCGAATCGGCCCAGTTGCTCGACGGAGATGTCGAGCTCGAGGGATTCCTCGACGAAGTCCGCGCCCTGGTCCGCACCTACTACCGGCTCGAGGACCCGCGTGGGTTCGACCCGCAATCCTGCGAGACCCGGCTCGAGGTCGAACTGCCCGACGGCGCCCCGTTACGCGGTTTCGTGGACCGGATCGACGTGGCGCCCACCGGGGAACTGCGGGTGGTGGACTACAAGACCGGCCGGGCGCCCAACCCCAACCAGGAGACACGGGCGCTGTTCCAGCTGAAGTTCTACGCCTTGATGCTGTTGCGCACGCGCGGAGTCGTGCCCACCCAACTGCGGCTGATCTACCTCGCCGACGCGCAACTGCTCACCTACACGCCGGACGAGGACGAGCTGCTGCGCTTCGAACGCACGCTCATCGCCCTGTGGGATGCGGTGCGCACAGCCGGGCGAACCGGAGATTTTCCGCCGAATCCGAGTTGGCTGTGTGATTACTGCGCTTACAAAAGCCTGTGCCCGGCGTTCGACGGAACCCCGCCGCCCTATCCCGGTTGGCCCGCGGGCGGCGAATCCGCCGCCGAGACCTTCGCGGAATCGGTATCGGACTGA
- the hisG gene encoding ATP phosphoribosyltransferase produces the protein MLRVAVPNKGALSETATAILTEAGYRKRTDSRDLTVLDPANQVEFFFLRPKDIAIYVGSGELDLGITGRDLSLDSGAPVQERLSLGFGGSTFRYAAPQGQDWKVDDLQDKRIATSYPNLVLADLARRGIEAEVIRLDGAVEISIQLGVADAIADVVGSGRTLRQHNLVAFGESLCDSEAVLIEQADSDQRDRARNQLIARVKGVVFAQQYLMLDYDCPKSLLERAAEITPGLESPTVAPLADPGWVAVRALVPRKEGNVLMDRLAELGARAILATDIRSCRAF, from the coding sequence ATGCTGCGTGTCGCCGTACCCAACAAGGGCGCACTCTCCGAAACCGCGACCGCCATCCTCACCGAGGCCGGCTATCGCAAACGCACCGATTCCCGCGATCTCACCGTGCTCGATCCGGCCAACCAGGTGGAATTCTTCTTCCTGCGGCCCAAGGACATCGCCATCTACGTCGGCTCCGGTGAGCTCGACCTGGGCATCACCGGCCGGGACCTGTCCCTGGATTCCGGCGCCCCCGTCCAGGAACGTCTCTCGCTCGGCTTCGGCGGCTCCACCTTCCGCTATGCCGCGCCGCAGGGACAGGACTGGAAGGTCGACGATCTGCAGGACAAGCGGATCGCCACCTCCTACCCGAACCTGGTGCTCGCGGATCTGGCTCGGCGCGGTATCGAAGCCGAGGTGATCCGGCTCGACGGCGCGGTGGAGATCTCCATCCAGCTCGGGGTCGCCGACGCGATCGCCGATGTGGTCGGCTCCGGCCGGACGCTGCGCCAGCACAATCTGGTCGCCTTCGGGGAATCGCTGTGCGATTCGGAGGCCGTGCTGATCGAACAGGCCGACTCCGATCAGCGCGACCGCGCGCGTAACCAGCTGATCGCCAGGGTCAAGGGCGTGGTGTTCGCTCAGCAATACCTGATGCTGGACTACGACTGCCCGAAGAGCCTGCTGGAACGTGCCGCGGAGATCACGCCCGGCCTGGAATCGCCGACGGTGGCGCCGCTGGCCGACCCCGGATGGGTGGCGGTCCGCGCACTGGTCCCGCGTAAGGAAGGCAACGTGCTCATGGACCGGCTCGCCGAGCTCGGTGCTCGGGCGATCCTGGCCACCGATATTCGCTCCTGTCGCGCCTTCTGA
- a CDS encoding phosphoribosyl-ATP diphosphatase, translated as MKTFEALFAELQDRAATRPAGSGTVAALDAGVHTQGKKVLEEAGEVWLAAEHEGDEALAEEISQLLYWVQVLMVGRGLRLEDVYRHL; from the coding sequence GTGAAGACTTTCGAGGCCCTGTTCGCCGAACTCCAGGATCGCGCAGCCACCCGTCCCGCCGGGTCGGGCACCGTCGCCGCACTGGACGCGGGCGTCCATACCCAGGGCAAGAAGGTGCTGGAGGAGGCCGGTGAGGTGTGGTTGGCCGCCGAACACGAAGGCGACGAAGCCCTCGCCGAGGAGATCTCGCAGCTGCTGTACTGGGTGCAGGTGCTGATGGTGGGTCGGGGTTTGCGGCTGGAGGACGTCTACCGACATCTGTAG
- a CDS encoding choline/carnitine O-acyltransferase, whose protein sequence is MTERTFAAEDQLPRVPLPALEDSCARFVQWCTPLLTAEELAATEEAVADLLRPGGAGQTLHAALRDYDETPGVGSWLDLFWPSRYLGRRDRIALNANFFFLFRDDTALASSTAADQTERAAALVAAAVGYKTALDQEEIPPVTQRGQQLSMWQNKYLFSETRIPGAEQDSVRVPYTDEWPGPSTARHILVLHRGVMFRLDVIGPEGDPYAFEDVTAGLRAILKSATEPAPAGTSVGHLTTAARAEWARARAELLTDPHNAAALDTIETALFCVCLEDSAPRDDLQAADTLLHGDSANRWFDKSVSFIVFADGRAGINVEHCGLDGTTILSFVDTLLQTPVDVHTQRSGARGQGLPPVEQIEFRLDADQRAEVVAAGAAFAQYAADNATTTVSFENFGTARAKQLGISPDAFAQLSYQLAHRRSKGITGATYESIATRQYRNGRTEAMRVVTPEIVAFADTMQDPAADTTAKLAAARAAAAAHVERAKQCQSGAAPEQHLWELEWIQRRRGAELGVTEPIPLYRSPGWTIMRDDYLSTSSAPSVNISYFGFGSTSPTCIGIAYVLLPDRWNLYLATPAAVAGEMHAFAGHLRTAVAELEDLLAGA, encoded by the coding sequence TTGACCGAACGCACCTTCGCCGCCGAAGACCAGCTCCCACGCGTCCCGCTGCCGGCCCTCGAGGACAGCTGCGCGCGCTTCGTCCAGTGGTGCACCCCGCTGCTGACCGCCGAGGAGCTGGCCGCCACCGAGGAGGCCGTTGCCGATCTGCTGCGTCCCGGCGGTGCGGGCCAGACTCTGCACGCCGCCCTGCGCGACTACGACGAGACGCCCGGAGTGGGCAGCTGGCTGGATCTGTTCTGGCCGTCGCGTTATCTGGGCCGGCGTGACCGGATCGCGTTGAACGCCAATTTCTTCTTCCTGTTCCGCGACGACACCGCATTGGCGAGCTCCACCGCGGCGGACCAGACCGAACGCGCCGCCGCGCTGGTCGCGGCCGCGGTCGGCTACAAAACGGCGTTGGACCAGGAGGAGATCCCCCCGGTCACCCAGCGCGGGCAGCAACTGTCCATGTGGCAGAACAAATACCTGTTCTCCGAGACGCGGATCCCCGGTGCCGAGCAGGACTCCGTGCGGGTGCCCTACACCGACGAATGGCCGGGGCCGTCCACGGCCCGGCACATCCTCGTCCTGCACCGCGGCGTCATGTTCCGGCTGGACGTCATCGGCCCCGAGGGCGACCCCTACGCCTTCGAAGACGTGACCGCCGGTCTGCGCGCGATCTTGAAATCCGCGACCGAGCCGGCGCCCGCCGGTACGTCGGTGGGACATCTCACCACCGCGGCCCGGGCCGAGTGGGCGCGGGCCCGGGCCGAGCTGCTGACCGATCCGCACAACGCCGCCGCGCTGGACACGATCGAAACGGCACTGTTCTGCGTCTGCCTGGAGGATTCCGCGCCGCGCGACGACCTGCAGGCTGCCGACACTCTCCTGCACGGTGACAGCGCCAACCGGTGGTTCGACAAATCGGTGTCGTTCATCGTGTTCGCCGACGGCCGGGCCGGTATCAATGTCGAGCACTGCGGGTTGGACGGCACCACGATCCTGTCCTTCGTCGACACTCTGCTGCAGACGCCGGTCGATGTGCACACACAGCGGTCGGGGGCGCGCGGCCAGGGCCTGCCGCCGGTCGAGCAGATCGAATTCCGGCTCGACGCCGATCAGCGTGCCGAGGTGGTCGCGGCCGGGGCGGCCTTCGCGCAGTACGCCGCCGATAACGCCACCACCACGGTGTCCTTCGAGAACTTCGGTACCGCCCGCGCGAAACAGCTCGGTATCTCGCCGGACGCGTTCGCCCAGCTGAGCTACCAGCTCGCGCACCGCCGCAGCAAAGGGATCACCGGCGCCACCTACGAATCCATCGCCACCCGGCAGTATCGCAACGGTCGCACCGAGGCGATGCGCGTGGTGACCCCGGAGATCGTCGCGTTCGCCGACACCATGCAGGACCCGGCGGCCGATACCACGGCGAAGCTCGCCGCGGCCCGCGCCGCCGCGGCGGCCCACGTGGAACGGGCCAAACAGTGCCAGTCGGGTGCGGCGCCCGAACAGCACCTGTGGGAACTCGAATGGATCCAGCGGCGGCGCGGCGCCGAACTCGGCGTCACCGAGCCGATACCGCTGTACCGCAGCCCGGGCTGGACGATCATGCGGGACGACTATCTGAGCACCAGCTCCGCGCCGTCGGTGAACATCAGCTACTTCGGGTTCGGTTCCACCAGCCCGACCTGCATCGGTATTGCTTACGTACTGCTGCCCGATCGGTGGAACCTGTATCTGGCCACCCCGGCGGCGGTCGCCGGCGAGATGCACGCCTTCGCCGGTCACCTGCGCACCGCGGTCGCCGAACTGGAGGACCTGCTCGCCGGAGCGTGA
- a CDS encoding class I SAM-dependent methyltransferase, which produces MPVPLHTTGKASFDDIYSRPDPRDYYARMSELDYRIPELAKPHLRRQIDEWRAATGTAPSVLDIGCSYGVNAALLRLDTTLAELADSYADPATATDEFVARDRARLAGRDALPGVRFLGMDASAPALDYARAAGLLDAVVHADLEAGDPTDEQREILASADLVVSTGCIGYVTEKTIARIATAHPDRRPWMAHFVLRMYGFGPIEAELAALGYHTRRMPGEFAQRRFASAAEREQVLGTLTANGTDPAGLEDEGRLYANLYVSRPLSSKLPAE; this is translated from the coding sequence GTGCCAGTGCCGTTGCACACCACCGGGAAAGCATCCTTCGACGACATCTACTCGAGGCCCGACCCCCGCGACTACTACGCACGGATGTCGGAATTGGACTACCGCATCCCGGAACTGGCGAAACCGCATCTGCGCCGGCAGATCGACGAATGGCGCGCCGCCACGGGCACGGCCCCGAGCGTGCTCGACATCGGCTGTTCCTACGGGGTGAACGCGGCCCTGCTGCGGCTGGACACCACCCTCGCCGAACTCGCCGATTCGTACGCCGATCCGGCGACGGCGACGGACGAGTTCGTCGCTCGCGACCGGGCCCGTCTCGCCGGCCGGGACGCCCTGCCGGGGGTGCGCTTCCTCGGTATGGACGCCTCCGCGCCCGCGTTGGACTATGCGCGGGCCGCCGGATTGCTCGACGCGGTGGTGCACGCCGACCTCGAGGCCGGCGATCCCACCGACGAACAGCGCGAGATCCTGGCCTCGGCGGATCTGGTGGTCTCGACCGGCTGTATCGGATACGTCACCGAGAAGACGATCGCCCGGATCGCCACCGCGCACCCCGACCGCCGCCCCTGGATGGCCCATTTCGTGCTGCGCATGTACGGTTTCGGACCTATCGAGGCGGAACTGGCAGCATTGGGTTACCACACCCGGCGGATGCCCGGCGAGTTCGCCCAGCGCCGGTTCGCCTCGGCGGCCGAACGAGAACAGGTACTCGGTACGCTGACCGCGAACGGGACCGATCCGGCGGGCCTGGAGGACGAGGGTCGGCTGTATGCCAATCTCTATGTGTCCCGGCCACTTTCGTCGAAGTTACCTGCCGAGTGA
- a CDS encoding HalD/BesD family halogenase, whose translation MAATVTLDEIVDTSRYPLAEPDTPGWRAAVAAARADLAEDGCTVLREFIRPELHALLAEQGERMAPHAYYRTERVNAYNIPLDTELPEDHPGRIVFERGNAFVPRDRIPVGALIHQLYTDDLFQRFLADCFGRTHLHEFADPLAGLVLNVVAPGQSHPWHFDTNEFTVSMLTAPPESGGEFQYCPGIRSPQVENLAEVRAVITGSGDRLVRRLVLRPGDLQLFQGRYSLHRVSPVAGGTARHTAIFAYSDRPGVIGTVERTRQLFGRVLPDHLAAADAVRGDRLLD comes from the coding sequence ATGGCCGCCACGGTGACCTTGGATGAAATCGTCGACACTTCCCGTTACCCGCTCGCCGAACCCGATACGCCCGGGTGGCGTGCCGCGGTCGCGGCGGCGCGGGCCGATCTGGCCGAGGACGGCTGTACCGTTCTGCGCGAGTTCATCCGGCCCGAGCTGCACGCGCTGCTCGCGGAACAGGGCGAGCGGATGGCGCCGCACGCCTACTACCGCACCGAACGGGTCAACGCCTACAACATTCCCCTCGACACCGAGCTGCCCGAGGATCATCCCGGCCGGATCGTGTTCGAACGCGGGAACGCCTTCGTCCCGCGTGACCGCATTCCCGTCGGCGCGCTGATCCACCAGCTCTACACCGACGACCTGTTCCAGCGCTTCCTCGCCGACTGCTTCGGCCGCACCCACCTGCACGAATTCGCCGACCCGCTGGCCGGGCTCGTGCTCAACGTGGTGGCGCCGGGCCAGTCGCATCCCTGGCATTTCGACACCAACGAGTTCACCGTCAGCATGCTCACCGCGCCGCCCGAGTCCGGCGGCGAGTTCCAATACTGCCCCGGTATCCGTTCCCCACAGGTCGAGAACCTCGCCGAGGTGCGCGCGGTGATCACCGGATCCGGCGATCGGCTGGTCCGGCGCCTGGTCCTGCGGCCCGGCGACCTCCAACTGTTCCAGGGCCGATACTCCCTGCACCGGGTGTCACCGGTGGCGGGCGGGACCGCCCGGCATACGGCGATCTTCGCCTACAGCGACCGTCCCGGTGTCATCGGCACCGTGGAGCGCACCCGTCAGCTTTTCGGGCGGGTGCTCCCCGATCATCTCGCCGCGGCCGACGCCGTCCGGGGTGACCGGCTGCTCGATTGA
- a CDS encoding HAD family hydrolase, whose protein sequence is MTQLAGVLWDMDGTLLDSEKLWDIGVRELARELGREMTQEIRHALIGASGADALRIMFTELGVDPDPDAVAEAGRFLDRRVTELMTGPIPWRPGAQEALDAVRAAGLPCALVTNTKRSLTELALETLGRDRFDVSVCGDEVPHGKPDPAVYLRAADLLGLNPRDCVAVEDSVAGVAAAAAAGCGVLVVPCEIPVPVHPSRVHRDSLTALSRADLEQVLNLRRTVAPGPAAAS, encoded by the coding sequence ATGACCCAGCTCGCCGGGGTGTTGTGGGATATGGACGGGACCCTGCTCGATTCGGAGAAGCTCTGGGATATCGGCGTCCGGGAACTGGCACGCGAACTGGGGCGGGAGATGACCCAGGAGATCCGCCACGCGCTGATCGGGGCGTCCGGGGCCGACGCCCTGCGGATCATGTTCACCGAACTCGGTGTGGACCCGGATCCCGACGCGGTGGCGGAGGCCGGCCGCTTTCTGGACCGCCGCGTCACCGAACTGATGACGGGGCCGATCCCGTGGCGTCCGGGCGCGCAGGAGGCACTGGATGCGGTGCGCGCCGCGGGCCTGCCCTGCGCGCTGGTGACCAATACCAAGCGGTCGCTGACCGAGCTGGCGCTGGAGACCCTGGGTCGTGACCGGTTCGATGTCTCGGTCTGCGGTGACGAGGTGCCCCACGGCAAACCGGATCCGGCCGTATACCTCCGGGCGGCGGATCTGCTGGGTCTGAACCCTCGGGACTGTGTGGCGGTCGAGGATTCGGTGGCCGGGGTCGCCGCGGCCGCGGCCGCGGGGTGCGGGGTCCTGGTGGTGCCGTGTGAGATCCCGGTGCCGGTGCATCCGTCCCGGGTGCACCGCGACAGCCTGACCGCGCTGTCGCGGGCCGACCTCGAGCAGGTGCTGAATCTTCGCCGCACGGTCGCTCCGGGGCCGGCCGCCGCGTCCTGA
- a CDS encoding serine/threonine-protein kinase yields MTKDRLIAGRYRLTDPIGTGAMGVVWRALDIRLQRTVAVKQVLLGPNLTDQQTAEARKRALREGRIAARLHHPNAISVFDVADEDGQPWLVMEYMNAPSLASRLNLDGTMGPLEVARLGAQAAAALAAAHDAGIVHRDVKPANLLVGDDGTVKITDFGISRATGDVTVTATGFLAGTPAYLAPEVARGEQPIPASDVFALGSTLYHSITGRPPFGDGDNPLAVLHAVAGGQVEQPPGTGALGPVLMRLLATEVATRPTMDEARVMLEEVAAGRAPIPVDAAPSTATKVLPVDHAATTALPTDPAPAPGAAAAAPGGPAFRDSGRSAAPHGPGPVPPAASSPASRPDAGGGARTRTAVLAGAAALVLVVVIGLLLANGGGDGDSAAQAPGTSQAVAPDEPDTTEADTSTTDRPSDTTTTAAPSTTTAENGPPSPARVEQFVRGYYGLLPGNPSAAWAQLSPGYQATTGGYAEYTRWWSTISAVSIGAVTPSGTGAAVATLTYTMSNGAVQSESRSFQVAPAGGQLQITASQLQ; encoded by the coding sequence ATGACCAAGGATCGGCTGATCGCCGGACGGTATCGGCTCACGGATCCCATCGGCACCGGCGCCATGGGTGTGGTGTGGCGGGCCCTCGATATCCGGCTCCAGCGCACCGTCGCGGTCAAACAGGTGCTGCTCGGACCCAACCTGACCGACCAGCAGACCGCGGAAGCGCGCAAACGCGCACTGCGCGAAGGCCGTATTGCCGCGCGCCTGCACCACCCCAACGCGATATCGGTGTTCGACGTCGCGGACGAGGACGGTCAGCCGTGGCTGGTGATGGAGTACATGAACGCGCCGAGCCTGGCCAGCCGGTTGAATCTCGACGGCACCATGGGGCCGCTCGAGGTCGCCCGGCTCGGTGCCCAGGCGGCCGCGGCGCTGGCCGCGGCCCACGACGCGGGGATCGTGCATCGCGATGTGAAACCGGCGAATCTGCTGGTGGGCGATGACGGTACGGTGAAGATCACCGATTTCGGCATCTCTCGTGCCACCGGCGATGTCACCGTCACGGCCACCGGTTTCCTGGCCGGTACCCCCGCCTACCTCGCGCCCGAGGTGGCGCGTGGCGAGCAGCCGATTCCGGCGTCGGACGTGTTCGCGCTCGGATCGACGCTCTACCACTCGATCACCGGTCGCCCGCCGTTCGGCGACGGCGACAACCCGCTGGCCGTCCTGCACGCGGTCGCGGGCGGCCAGGTCGAGCAGCCGCCCGGTACGGGCGCGCTCGGGCCGGTGCTGATGCGGCTGCTGGCAACCGAAGTCGCGACCCGGCCCACCATGGACGAGGCGCGCGTCATGCTCGAAGAGGTGGCCGCCGGCCGGGCGCCGATACCGGTGGACGCGGCGCCGTCCACCGCTACCAAGGTCCTGCCCGTCGACCACGCCGCCACCACCGCACTGCCCACCGATCCGGCCCCTGCCCCCGGGGCGGCGGCCGCCGCCCCGGGCGGACCCGCGTTCCGCGATTCGGGCCGGTCGGCCGCACCCCACGGTCCGGGACCGGTGCCGCCTGCCGCCTCGTCGCCGGCGTCCCGTCCGGACGCGGGCGGCGGGGCCCGGACCAGGACGGCGGTGCTGGCCGGTGCCGCGGCACTCGTTCTCGTGGTCGTGATCGGCTTGCTGCTGGCCAACGGTGGCGGGGACGGTGATTCGGCCGCGCAGGCTCCGGGGACCTCTCAGGCGGTGGCCCCGGACGAACCGGATACCACCGAGGCCGATACCTCGACCACCGATCGGCCGTCGGACACGACCACCACCGCGGCGCCGTCGACCACCACGGCCGAGAACGGTCCGCCGTCGCCCGCGCGCGTGGAGCAGTTCGTTCGCGGCTACTACGGCCTGCTGCCCGGCAACCCGTCCGCGGCCTGGGCGCAGTTGTCGCCCGGATACCAGGCCACCACCGGCGGCTACGCCGAGTACACCCGGTGGTGGTCGACCATCTCCGCGGTCAGCATCGGTGCGGTGACCCCGTCGGGCACCGGCGCGGCCGTTGCCACCCTCACCTACACGATGAGCAACGGTGCGGTGCAGTCGGAGAGCCGCTCGTTCCAGGTGGCGCCCGCGGGTGGTCAATTGCAGATCACCGCGTCCCAGCTGCAATGA